A single genomic interval of Shewanella psychropiezotolerans harbors:
- a CDS encoding DUF4381 domain-containing protein yields the protein MQPTANPALTVLKDIHTPEAISNMPMALGYWLVLALILIAVTALMFKLKQARRHRAPKREVLSAIASLDTSSDKHAADIPVQINSLIKRAAMSYLSREQVAGLQGDSWHQWMTQQVNTVNPRLKALLDRRYQREGLTQKEAEELKMLATDWLKQALPLKEDAKNIGTNNKEAQC from the coding sequence ATGCAGCCCACAGCCAATCCCGCCCTCACCGTATTGAAAGACATTCATACACCCGAGGCCATCAGTAACATGCCAATGGCCTTAGGTTACTGGCTGGTTCTAGCACTGATATTGATAGCTGTCACAGCTCTCATGTTCAAACTCAAACAAGCAAGGCGCCACAGGGCGCCAAAACGCGAAGTCTTATCAGCCATCGCATCATTGGACACATCTAGCGATAAACATGCCGCCGATATCCCAGTTCAGATAAATAGCTTAATCAAACGCGCAGCCATGAGTTACCTCTCAAGGGAACAGGTGGCTGGTCTTCAAGGCGACAGTTGGCACCAGTGGATGACGCAGCAAGTTAACACTGTTAATCCGCGTTTGAAAGCCCTGCTCGACAGGCGCTACCAGAGAGAAGGCCTGACTCAAAAAGAGGCCGAAGAGCTCAAGATGTTAGCCACCGACTGGCTCAAGCAAGCCTTACCATTGAAAGAAGACGCTAAGAATATCGGTACCAACAACAAGGAGGCACAATGCTGA